The region TTTCCAAAAGAAGTTGTGAACACACCATCCTTTTCTAATCCAACTATAATCATTCAATGCAATTccgatttttcatgtttgaatTCATAATTCAAATGCATGAATTTGTTCTGAACTCcaactaaaataatatagaattGTGTCAAGAAAACATCAATGGATTCAATCCAACTTAAACCAGGAATCTTATTCATCCCCAAATCATTCACCATCTTCCTCAATTTCTCAACCTCATTCCATCTCCCTTTTACTGCATATATATTGGCCAAATGTCACCAATGCAGTGGGATTCCATGGCTCCAATTCTGAAAGCTTTTCAGCAACCTTCTCTCCAAGTTCAGCATTACAGTAATTCTTACATGCACCAAGCAAAGAAAAATACGGAGAACTCCAATGCTCATGCATGCTCTGTATTACTTGCCAAGCTTCAACAAGCCTTCCAGATCTACTTAACAGATCAACCACACAACCATAAACCTCGGGTGTCGGTTTAACTCCATAGCTTTCGGTCATCATCTTAAAGATCTCACACCCTTTGTCTACTTGTCCGGTGTGTGCACAAGCCAAAAGTGCACTGAGGAATGAAGCTGAAGTAAGCTTCACTCTTTGCTCTTGCATCATTCTGAATACTTCTAGTGCCTGGTTGTTTTCTCCATTCATTCCATATCCCGAAATCATTGCATTCCATAAACCCGCTTCGCTTGATTTCCTTCCAATTCTGTCGAACATTCGTTGTGCAAGAATTGAACATCCACAGCTCATGTACATGTGGATCAATGCTGTCAGCAGATAATCATCTTCTTCGGTTGCTCTGGTTCTAATGATATGGCAGTGGATTTGCTTGCCATATAAAAGGTTTGGAAAATTTGAACATGCTTGTAGAAGGCTGGTTAAGATATTCGAGCTCAGATACTGAACTCTTTCTGCTTGCATTCTTTTGAAGAAGTTGAAAGATTCAGCCTCATTTCCTGAATGCGAAAAGCCGCTGATCATAAGATTCCATGTCACCATATCAGGTCTGAGACCTTCTGATCTTAATTGGAAAAACAATTTCACAGCAGCATCAAGTTGTCCATTTAATAGCAAGCCTGATATCATAGTATTCCAAGTCACTATATTCCTCTCCTCCATTGCCTCAAAAATTCGGAAAGTGAATTCTAAGCACCCGCATTTAGAGTATACTTCCATGAGTGCCGTTTGTATCATGACACCAGTGCTAACCTCGCATTTAATCAAATAGCAATGCACTTGTTTTCCAATTTTCAAAGACGAAAGATCAGAACATGCAGACAGAATTGAGACCAAAGTCGATGAATTAGGCCGCTCTCTCAATGACAAAATCATATTCCTGAACACATCCAAAGCCATTAAAACCAAACCACTCCTCAAAAACCCTGAAATCATTGCATTATAACTTACTAAATTCTTCGAATGCATCAACAAGAACACTCTCTGAGCAGACCTTATCTCATCGCAGTTAGAGTACATGGTCACCAGAGATGTCGACACATAAACATCAGATACATAGCCCATTTTTATCACAAATCCATGCAACTGCAAGCCCTGCACAACATTCCAGCAAGCAGGAAGCACACTAGCAACACTAACAGAATTAGCGAGAAAACCATTGACAGAAAGTTGCTTGAAGACATTAACAGACTTATCAAACTCACAAGCATGAGATAAACCAGAGATTATAGCATTATAAGAAGGCAAAGTTCGTTGAGGAATTCCTTCAAACACCTTGAGTGCATCATCAAGAAGTTGGAGACTGGCATAAGTATGAATGAGAGCGGTAACCGTGTGAGTTTCAGCATCAAAACCGGACTTTTTCAGAAGAGCATGGATTTGCTTAGCTTGTGGAATGCATTGGAGCTTGCTGCAAGCTTTGAGGAGGGAGGGGAGAGTGGAAGAGGAGCAATGAGAGTGAGTGAAGAGAGAAAGAGCTTCTTTGTAGTAGCCGTTGACTACTAGTTTTTGAAAGTTGGGTTTCATGCTTTCTTAAATTATGAAGGACTAAACTGCAAATATATTCCCTTGTTTTTTAGTTTGTCAAAAGTAAGTATTAGTCCctatgaaaattttttcttcatttatcaTCCCTCCAGTTGATCCTCCATGGTTCAGTTTAATCCATTTGGCTTGTTTAACAAATTTAAGATAATATTATttagcataaaaataaaattaaaaacacgtGTAAAGTTGCTTGAATATTAATAGTATATACATATGCACTAAATCATTTAATATGTGCTACATCATATTGAGATAATATGCGAATGGTGCAAATCTATTTGGATTGTGATGTgacatatatttattaatttggtatGATACATTTAAtactaacaaaaattatttttaatacagataaattatttatttgagtataaatttatatattataactaTGCAACAAATTATTGAATACGACTGTCAGGTGATATTGAGATAATATATGAATGATACAAATCCATTTATATTGTCATGTGACATATATCTATTAATTTGGTGTTATATGCTTagtatagacaaaaaaaaattcaatatataaaaaactatttatttgagtaaaaatttatatattttaactatGAATCAAATTATTGAATATGTCACGTGATATTGAGATTATATATCATTGGTAAAGATCCATTTAAATAGTAATATCTATTGATTTGGTACAATTCAATCAGTATAAACAAAATTActccaaatacaaataaaactatttgtttgagtaaaaaattatatatcatgattatgtattaaattattaaatgtgtgtctgacacacctcttgcgtgtgacccgcaagtacacggatttgtcgaagtaataatactccggtgagtggatagtcgaatcaacagggaatagtgatcagaaacacaaagattgctacttaactaaagtgaagataaATCGATAGGGGTGTGAACAAagtcaatatgaaaagaattcaaaaaaataagaaaaaagacaataaaatgagaggaaaggcaatcgatagaaactagggtactcagacattgctccccctaggattattgcttcaagtgcaagaccaactattatgtctcctaactgatgcttaatgagtcgtggaaatcttaaaatacatggtcccaaacctaaggtcaaccgtgactaagtctacactatgccccggtggagaaatcaatcagtctcaacacctcacactgcgtacagttgcaagaaactctacggattccaagtgataaaccatattccctaatataggtctaaccttttggtccatgcgaaagacccctagtcacaattaagccccggcactaaggattacttcaacgctaaactctgttgctcgcgcaactaagtcccagcggaattcctcttttagcacttcactctattgtgaccgcaaaaaattcgtggaacacggaggtaggattaatcacaacgaagaggaaaggagacgctccgctacctctcaacttaccctctcgaccctcaccaatcttgctttgtttaaccctcatggtgtgtcactcactcacaaggactaccaatgtagactctcaaccctagtgtcactctaagggagaaatcattcaacaagcattcaagattggaactcaattaaagacatcaattaaggaaagcataatagaagatcaatgaaacaataacatcctagggtttacaagtccaagtacccactaggggtttagctctccatggagcaagatacaatcattgatgaaatcgaaagtaaaaacatgcaatccataagtaaaactccttgggtattcgtgtcgatggtcttgtggagtagcctcgtccccttcaaaggttcccttgtcaagcctagggcacacctcgccggatcggtgccgacaaaatctcccccaataactctcttccaaaggaacgtggTGTCGATGgcagtagaaccactccaaaaaccttgccaaagcccctctaaaccctagccgcaggcctctctaaagttggggaaaagatggagaaaagatagaaaagaggatcctaaaatcgggctgaatcacggctttatatagggctggaatcgagaatccacacgggcgtgtggaattttcacacgggcatgtgaatctgcagaacttggtttttaacggcctgtgaacagtaagggataacattgacgaagatcttgctatcattgcacaagtcagaatacacaaatgtgactgcctttgtacccctccaaaccatgtaatttcttgagcgtatggaggttggcacacattcatgtatcttcgagcacaacttgtgtcttcacatttgttcactccaagattccattaaCAAAGTGCAATCACAATCTAGTTTGGCTTCCTTcatctatatttggctccacaaccctacatgcacacaagtaacacaaatacacatatattagcgctaaaatctgataaaagtaatgctcatcgtaagaaaagaataattcgtattactaatacacaagcacttatcagtgtcaTGGGACATTGAGATTATATATCACTAGTTAAGATCTATTTGTAATGTCATGTGGCATATATTTATTAGAGCAAGTTTAATGGGTGAGCGAGCAATGCTCATTGGGCACTCCAAGTTTTTCCCATCCCATGAGAAGAGGTTAGTGGTCAGTGAGCGCCCAGTTGCCACCAACATTCAATCTATAGGACTcaccacatttttttaaatttaaaaatttcaatcaaatggttagctttttctttattgtgtgATTTTTAAAACGCAAGTATACAATATCGCaaataagtaatataatgataagaaaGTATCGTCCCACAAGGATTGagtttattaattaccaaaaattactaaccctaattctacttgattaatgagattgaagagatttaatttagaaaatcttaTTTCAATGACTAGAGAAAGATAATtaaatgagaagaaatcaatgtcaagagattctagAGTTTTcgagttcacctagactaattccacctagatcatcTAGTTCAACCAATCAATGTTTGTTacttatgttgtcatcaaatttccctaaattacatattgatctttcttaatcatcaatagcatattccattagataagttaacatcatctctgagataactgtgaacctatggaactcattaagccctagaaatttataatgatgcatatcTTTTAATGACTATACGATGTTTCAACCAAgatctaattcaattatcacctctcggtttcaaatcaaattactaatcatgcaattggtgatcaagcaatcacaagtattaagcatagattaaaatatcccGCATAATCTTGAAACAAGCATCAGTTGAATTAAACAAACTTGAATATAGGTTTTCATAGTCTGGATACatcgtagccctagaaaaaAGCATTTGGGACATAGTAATGCAAAGCTTAACATATTAgtaaggttcataatcaaataaacaaagaaaaactaaaaactaaagcttGATGATGAATCCCAGCCGAATCTTCACTCCCAAACCTTTTGATCTCCGAAATTCTCCTCCCTCTTCGTCTCAAACCCTAACATCTTTTATAACTTGAAATCGGGGTGGTGCCTAGGTGGCAAAGACTATAGCTATAGCACCTAGGCACTACACTTTCTATTTGCACCTCTTGATGTTGTAGCGCCTAAGTActatattttctgttttgcttgttccttctttgttgaaactttactcttcttttctctaattttgtgcttttttatATGTTCTTCCTTCtaatcattctctttctttcctagAATGgaataacaataagattataagtaaatttggttaaaaataattcacattTCATTCATCATGAGTTAAAGAAAGTCTATATAATTTAAcgcaaattatactcatcaaataccccctaAACTTAGAGTTTTGTTAGCcctcaaacaaaagaaagataataaaaaatatcatgaaataaatcaatatgaTTAACGGCAACATTAAGTGAAACTCCGGCCTTAAAGTTGGATTTTTCAAACCCATAAAAAGGAATTTTAAGCATGGTCTACAATTTCAACTGTAGTGCAAATCTTACTCCATTTAAGGTTCCatacgtgtgtgtgtgtgtgtccagTCTTTGTTACTTCGCTATTCTTGAACCCTTATTGGTTTATGCAAAAATAAGAACTCACCTAACCTCTAATTGAACCCCCaaacttatttaaatatatatatttcatttttttggaactcttcatcatttttttataatattagctttcacacatcctttaaggtagccctttctcccGATAGGGCATACTTAGATCCGACTTTTCAGAAGCGGCATCACACATCAAAGGTGGTAATTCTTTctattctctcttttttaaaaaacaaatgactCAACTAACTAACTCTAGGGCCTTTCAAAGCTTTAGTAAGCTTCTAATTTGCATAAATGATCTCTTAGTATTTGGAGAACTCAGTAAGCATAACTGGGTGTGCTAAGAATGTGAAGGATCTAAAAATAGAGCAACACAAGCACTATAGTCAAAAGAGAGACACAtctattgtttttcatggattagAAAGTCACTATAATTTTATCATAGACCATCACTGTTCCCCAAaccaaataacttttttttttatataaacaccaCCATACCCCCAAACTTAGAAGAaaacattgtcctcaatgtgagcaaagagaaataaataaatgaatagaaGGCATAAAATAAGAGTAAAAAAACTCCCCTAAATGTCTCAACTATCATCCTCTTCACCGTCATCATCTAGTGGTGGGTGTTCTTGCAAGGTTGGAGCTGATGGAAACTGAACCACATTAGGTCCTGTGTTTAAGCCAAATTGATTGAACAACTGCACAAGACTAGAGTTAAATGTCACTTGATAAGAACAAAATTGTGTTAACTCTTGCCTTTGGTTTTCTACTTCCCTCTATAATTTATCAAATCGTTCTTCCATGGATTTAGAAAATGTAGAGGAAGAGTGTCTTGGTAGGCAAGGTGGCCTAGAAGAGCTAGCACCTGTGTTACTTGCAAGTGGTGAAATCCCAGCTTTTTAATCTTGCTATAAAATTCTTATGGATGAGTCTCTTAGGATGTAATAACTCTTCATCTTGTTGCCATGTAACACCATCCTCTCTACATAATGCGGTAATCAAAGAAGGATGTCCTAAGCCGCCACTTGTTAATGATCATCTAGAGTGTCTAATGGATTGTTGAATGACTTTTCCAACATCAATTGATTTACCTGTGACAATAGCATATAGCAAAATTGCTCTATCTTTATTAACATCGCTAAAATGAGCCACATGTTTCAATAATTTGGCTCCAATATAGCTAAGCCAAGCTTTGTTAAAGTCATTCAATTCAAAAGTTTGAAATGATAAGGGGTCATCTCCTTGCATAGTCCATTGAGCTCCCGGTCTCCCAATAGTCTCTAGCACTTGTTCTAGATTTAATTCATCGTTCATATAAGTGATATATTCATCATCGTCAATATTTGGGAGTTTATAAAATTCTATTGATGGTGGAATAATCAAATTTCACTAGGCTTTTCCCATACAATGACACTTAAACTAGATTCATCCATGTTTGCGTAAAAATTCCCTTTACTAAAGAAACAACTGCAGCCTCAGGTTGTTTAACAAAGTCTTCCCATCCTCGATCcctaatgattaaaaatatttcacgTTGATTAGAACACACAGTTTTAATCTTTGTTCAGGGATTAGGTTTCTCTTGACTACCGACTCATGAAATCTCTTTAATGCTTCAATATTTACAAAACGATGACGATCAAATAGTTCCGATGAAGTGGAAGCTCTATGTCTTTTAGGAGCCATGGTGGGGAATAATTATGTGTCTAGGAATTTTGTAGTTAAATTCTTGAATAATTACCCCCAAACTAGAATTCAAACACAATTTAAACAATTCACCACAAGTATATCACTTCAATTAAGCATATTAAAAGCAATTCCACTCACAATGATGattttctaagttttttttaaataccttgCTTTTATTGATTCACTCAAAAGAGTTCCTTAATTCGTCATGCTCTAAGTATTGCAATAGAAATCATGATTTTATACAAATTAGGCATGATGTAATGTAGCAAAGGAACACTGAAAAGAAATTACCTTACttggagaaaaagaaacatgataGTAAATAGGAATCCCCTCACAACTTCCAAGGTCTTCTTGATCGGcacaaaacaccaacaagatgaagatcTAATACCAAGATTTCATAGAATTAAAAGGAGTGAAAGTAAATAAGAGAAGAGTCAAAagtgaggaggaagaagagaaaGTGAAAGCCTAGGGTTTTACTTTTTACCTTTCAATCGGTTTAGggtttctttatttaataatttttttaaaattttaggccAACATCTAGGCGCCAAAAACACAACGATTAGGTACTAATATCTCTGTGTGGTATTAGATTAAAGTGGGGCTATGGCGCCTAAACCCCATGAAGGCTGGGCTTGGGCGCTGAGGATGCTGTGCTGGGGCACTGCAACCTCAGCCCCacattaaaactttttttttaatatgtagaAACGGGGTTCTCATGCGCTGCACATGTGGTGCCTGAGCTCCCCACTTTCTGTTTTGACCtttaagtagtttttttttaattaattttttttttttttagttttatttttttaaaaaaacacttttggcACACctataagataaataaaatgggGGAAAAACTAAAATAAGTTTAGAactagaataaaataataataaaataaataaaataaaggattagaaaggctgggttgcctcccaagaatctCTTGGTTTATTGTTCTCAGCccaatgaattctttttttttatggtgagTTAAGGATgatgtttgttttttctttgtcaaAATTCCCCTCAAATTAAAGTACAGCTTTAGCCTCTGTCCATTAACTTTGAAAGCTCCTTTTTTCGGACGATTGATCTCCAGGACGCCATAAGGGAACACCTTGGTGACAGTGAATGGTCCAGACCACTTTGACTTAAATTTACTTGAGAACAATAGCAACTTTGAGTTAAATAAAAGTACATGTTGTCCTGGCAGAAATTGTTTGTGCAAGATGAATTTTTCATACCAAGATTTTGTTCGTTCCTtataaatttttacattttcataggctacatttcaaaattcattgagctcatttaaattgtttaaataCGTTTCTCTCTAGCTGCTTGCATGCTCATATTCAACTGCTtcatagcccaataagctttatgtTACAACTCTATAGGAAGATGACATGCTTTACCATAGACTAGCCAATATGGGGCCATTCCAATTGGTGTTTTAAAAGCAGTGTGATATGCCCATAACGCATCATCTAGTTTCTTAGCCCAATCTTTACGAGAATTGCTTACCATTTTATCCAAAATTTGTTTTACTTGTCGATTAGATATTTCCGCTTGTCCATTGGTTTGTGGGTGATATGCtaatgatgttttatttttgactcCATACTTTAATAATTAGGATTCAAATGGTTTGTTGCAAAAGTGTGAACCTCCATCACTTACTATTGCTCGTGGAACACCAAACCTTGagaaaataaacttttaaagAAAATTGTGCACCACTTTACCATCATTTGTATGAGTTGCTACAACTTCCACCCATTTGGATACATAGTCGACTCCAAGCAAGATGCACTTGTTATTGTATGACAAAGGaaaaggtcccataaaatcTATGCCCCATACATCAGTTCTACTTCAAGCATGTTCTTCAAAGGCATTTCATTCCACTTTGAAATATTTCCCATTCTTTGACAGCGATCACAAGAAGTGACAAAAAAACATGAGCATCTTTAAACTATGTTGGCCGATAAAATCCTGATTGAAGAATTTTTGCAGTTATTCTATTACCCCTAAAGTTGCCTCCACACTCAAGTGTATGACAATGATGCAACAAATCTACCATTTCTTCTTCAGGAACACAACACCTTATGATTTGATCAGCACAATGCCTGTACAATACTAGTTCCTCCCAATAATAATGCTTCACATCAGGGAGaaacttctttctttgttggtaTGACAAATTCTAGTGGAAAAATATTCACTGCAAAGGTAATTTACATAATCAATATACCATAGAGGTTGATTATGAGAAACTACAAGTATTTGCTCATCTGGGAAGTTATCACCAATAGACACTTCTAATGGCATCATGTCATCAGCTAACTCTAGTTGAGAAAGATGATCTGTAACTAGATTCTTTGAACCCTTCTTATCTCTTATCTCCAAATCAAACTCTTGTAATAATAGCACCCATTGAATAAGTCTTAGCTTTGCATCCTTCTTAGTTAAGAGATATTTAATTGCTAAGTGATCAGTAAAGACAATAATTATGTTCCTAATTATTACGACTGGAATTTGTCAAAGGCAAAAACGATAACTAATAATTCTTTTTCTGTTGTTGCATAATTAAGTTGTGTCTTGTTAAGAGTACAATTTGCGTAGTAGATGAAGCAAAACACCCGATCATTACGTTGCCAAGAACAGCTCCaactgcataatcacttgcatcataCATCAGTTCAAATGGTAATTCCTAGTTTGGAGTCACAACTATGGGTGCTGACCTGAGTTTGtctttcaaaataaagaaaGCATGTTTACattcttcatcaaacacaaaagAGACTCCCATCTCAAGAAGATGAGATAATGGCTTGGTGATCTAGGAGAAATCtttgataaaccttctataaaatCCGGCATGACCAAGAAAACTCCGAACTCCTTTTATAAATGTTGGGGGCGGTAACTTTTCAATTGTTTCAATCTTTGCTAGATCAACTTCAATGCCTTTGGatgaaattttgtgacccaatACTATACCCTCACgaaccatgaagtgacacttttCCCAATTCAGCACTAGGTTGATTTCTTCACATCATTTTAGCACCAATTGTAAATTATCCAAGCAATTATCAAATGAGCTTCCAACAATGGTGAAATCATCCATAGAAACCTCAATTATATGTTCCACCATGTCATAGAAAATTACCATCATACATCTTTGAAAAGTATCTGGTGCATTACATAGAAAATGTGCCATATGGACATGTAAAGGTGGTCTTCTCCTGGTGTTCTAGAGCAATGGCAATTTGATTATAACCTGAAAATCAGCTAAGAAGCAGTAATATTCATGTCTTGCCAATCAATCtaaacatttgatcaataaaggAAGAGGGAATTGATCTTTTTGTGTGGCTTTATTTAACTTCCTGTAATTGATACAAACTCTCCAGCCAGTTACTGTTCTTGTAGGGATCAACTCATTGTTTGGATTCTTGACCACTGTCATACTCCACTGGACTCACCTATGAATTGTCTAAAATTGGATAAATTACCCTGGCATTCAACCACTTTAATATTTCTATTCTAACCACTTTCTTTCATGGTTGGGTTTAACCTTCTTTGTGCTTCTATGGATGGCTTGCTATTATCATCCAAATAAATTCGATGCATGCACATATATGGTTGTATTCCTCTAATATCAGCTAATGACCATCCAATCACTGATTTGTGCTTCCTCAAGACTCTCAATAGCTTGTCTTCGTTTTTGAAGAGAAAGTGATGATGAAATAATCACTAGTAGGGTAGTGGACTTTCCCAAATATGCATAATGGAGATGTGTTGGTAAAGGTTTTAATTCAAGAATTGGTGGTTAGTTAATTGATGGAATGAGATGTATAAAATTTTAACCCAATGGTTCAAAGTACTTCTATTTGGCTAAAAAGAATCCATCCAATCTAGATATTCTTTCACCTCTGTCTCTTCTAAATCATCAATACACTCTTGAATCAAGCTAGCCTCCAAGGAATCTTGTAATTTCACTGAGTTAGGCACTATTACATGCATATCATCAATGCGAAAGCAACAATCACTTGCTTGAGGATATTTTATagcatcaaaaacattgaaagtAACTTCTTCCTCCTGGACCCAAAGGCATAATCCCCCTTTTTGCACATCATGGCGCTCTCCCAGTAACTAGAAATGGTATGCCTACTAGATTTGGTATATGTTTGTCTTCTTCCATGTCAAGTACAATGAAATCAGCTGGAAATATTAACTTATCTATCTTGACAAGAACATCTTCAATTACTCCCCTAGGATGCTTCAATGAATGATCTGCTAATTATAATGTGACTATAATAGGTTGTGCCTCTCCCAAGTTAAGCTTCTTGAAGATTGATAAGGGCATTAGATTGATACTCACGCCCAAATCACATAGTGCCCTCTTAAACACCACATTCCCAATCAAGCACGGGATGGTGAAATTGCCCGGATCCTTGAGTTTAGGTGGCAACTTCCTTTGCAAGATTGTGATGTATTCTTTAGTAAGTGCGACTATCTCATAATCTTGAAACTTCCttttatttgaaagaatttCTTTCATAAACTTCACATAACTTGGCATTTGTTCAAGAGCACCAGCAAATGGTATATTAATGTGAAGCTTCTTGAATACATCCAAGAATTTAGCAAACTGCTGGTCAAGCTTATTCTTCTTCAGGCGTTGAGGAAAAAGGATTCTGGTAATTCTATCTTGTGGTAATAATGCTTCAATCTGAGCTTCAGACTTGTTGTGTTCTAGGTTTACTTGATCATACTTCTGATTTACAGACTCAGACTTTTTCTCTGGTATCTTCAATTCCtttccactcctcaaagtgattgcACTACATTGTTCATTGCCACTCTTTCTTGGATTTGCCTCAGATGTGCTAGGGAAGTTTCCTTATTACCTCTCTGTTAGCATACCCACAATTTGACTTAACTGAacctctaaattttttatttgtgcaaACTGATTTTGCAGACTAGTGCAAGTTTCATTCATGAACTATGTTTGCATTGTAGCCAACTGAGCCATTGCTTCCTCcagatttattttcttctcttgtggTTGATTGCTTTGTTCATGTATAATTCAGTTATTTTTCTAAGATAGGTTAGGATGATTTCGCCATCCTGGATTGTACCTGTTGGAATAAGGGTTATCTTGTTACCTATTTAAACTCCCCACATATTGAGCTTGCTCTACTAACATTTGCGAAAAAAGAACTACCAACTGGGCATTCAAAACTTTGATGAGGCCCATTACACATTTCACAAGCCAGAGATGTAGTCTTCACTGCATTTGCTACTAAATTACTATTTTGTAACTGCTTTGAGAGAGCTGCTATTTGTGCTAAAAGGTTGGTAATGGCATCTACCTCATGTACTCCAACCATCTTCCTTAGCATGTTTTCAGCTCATTAGGTCATTGATAGTTATTACCATCCATATCTTCTAGCAATTCATACGGCTCATCTatagtttttttcattaatgCTCCACCTGCAAATACATTTACTAGTGTTCTAGTGGTTCTATTCAGGCCTTGGTAAAAATTTTGGATCTACATCCACTTATGCAACCCATGATGAGGGCATTTCCATAATAATTCCTTATATCTTTCTCATGCCTCATATAAGTTCTTGCCTTCG is a window of Dioscorea cayenensis subsp. rotundata cultivar TDr96_F1 chromosome 5, TDr96_F1_v2_PseudoChromosome.rev07_lg8_w22 25.fasta, whole genome shotgun sequence DNA encoding:
- the LOC120259942 gene encoding pentatricopeptide repeat-containing protein At2g02750-like, translating into MKPNFQKLVVNGYYKEALSLFTHSHCSSSTLPSLLKACSKLQCIPQAKQIHALLKKSGFDAETHTVTALIHTYASLQLLDDALKVFEGIPQRTLPSYNAIISGLSHACEFDKSVNVFKQLSVNGFLANSVSVASVLPACWNVVQGLQLHGFVIKMGYVSDVYVSTSLVTMYSNCDEIRSAQRVFLLMHSKNLVSYNAMISGFLRSGLVLMALDVFRNMILSLRERPNSSTLVSILSACSDLSSLKIGKQVHCYLIKCEVSTGVMIQTALMEVYSKCGCLEFTFRIFEAMEERNIVTWNTMISGLLLNGQLDAAVKLFFQLRSEGLRPDMVTWNLMISGFSHSGNEAESFNFFKRMQAERVQYLSSNILTSLLQACSNFPNLLYGKQIHCHIIRTRATEEDDYLLTALIHMYMSCGCSILAQRMFDRIGRKSSEAGLWNAMISGYGMNGENNQALEVFRMMQEQRVKLTSASFLSALLACAHTGQVDKGCEIFKMMTESYGVKPTPEVYGCVVDLLSRSGRLVEAWQVIQSMHEHWSSPYFSLLGACKNYCNAELGEKVAEKLSELEPWNPTALVTFGQYICSKREME